One Dermatophagoides farinae isolate YC_2012a chromosome 6, ASM2471394v1, whole genome shotgun sequence genomic window carries:
- the LOC124493753 gene encoding uncharacterized protein LOC124493753 codes for MVCFVCQSTDAFPWPKKAIHNMYSHLYNFSHFGSIVDKIKKNKATNILLEDYIKFIEDLNSYVNQGKWSQFSVGHERWQSLSQFIENQIPTSGQIHDRLLESYSLSKILTNKIILRKTAGVLGEEHPLVVAMKRLKSGSTEEECTDHKKKFKSDSAMREHLKSFHPEVYVGSAAHDEPGPSDIGLPVLDIPEIMDTEDTEIPSSVMEADFSCIEEDSSEDDDQPEIQQIILSSDEEEEDFEETTAPEASSFFEGLPNLLSENELRLFHGFAKNIIKCRVNGTRICDIAQITEATYSHNLDRCFFIVSVSLIIIICIFLQLNRRLKKIWLIFTCYKSSFVLPDECLTFSIVYI; via the exons ATGGTATGTTTCGTGTGTCAATCAACGGATGCGTTTCCGTGGCCGAAGAAAGCTATACATAACATGTATTCACATTTGTACAACTTTTCGCATTTCGGTTCGATCGTtgacaaaataaagaaaaataaggCAACAA ATATTCTATTGGAGGATtacatcaaattcatcgaaGATCTTAACAGCTATGTTAATCAAGGAAAATGGAGCCAATTTTCCGTTGGGCATGAAAGATGGCAATCGCTATCCCAATTCatcgaaaatcaaattccCACATCTGGACAAATTCATGACAGACTCTTGGAGAGTTACAGTCTATCAAAAATCCTTACCAACAAAATTATACTT CGAAAAACTGCTGGTGTTTTGGGGGAAGAACATCCATTGGTTGTGGCAATGAAACGCTTGAAATCTGGATCAACGGAAGAAGAATGTACCGaccacaagaaaaaattcaaaagtgATTCGGCAATGCGGGAGCATTTGAAATCTTTTCATCC AGAAGTATACGTTGGATCTGCTGCCCACGATGAACCTGGACCCTCTGACATTGGTCTCCCAGTTTTGGATATTCCTGAAATTATGGATACCGAAGATACCGAAATACCATCATCGGTTATGGAAGCTGATTTTTCCTGTATTGAAGAAGATTCCTCCGAAGATGATGACCAACCtgaaattcaacaaattatTCTGTCAtcagatgaagaagaagaagatttCGAAGAAACCACAGCACCCGAAGCAAGTTCATTCTTTGAAGGTTTGCCGAATCTTCTCAGCGAAAATGAACTGCGATTGTTTCATGGTTTCGCAAAGAACATCATAAAATGCCGGGTAAATGGAACCAGAATTTGTGATATCGCTCAGATCACAGAGGCAACTTATTCACACAATCTTgatcgttgttttttcattgtttctgtaagtttaattattatcatttgtatttttttacaACTAAATCGACGacttaaaaaaatttggctcATTTTTACATGTTATAAAAGTTCATTTGTTTTACCCGATGAATGTTTAACCTTTAGTATtgtatatatttga